A region from the Phycisphaerae bacterium genome encodes:
- a CDS encoding aldo/keto reductase, with the protein MEYRRLGNTDIEVSCVCMGTWATVSGGSDYWGSQSHQDSLTAIRTSLDRGINFFDTAEDYGEGSSEQLLGEGLGDRRRDAVVATKVGPRHSRPEQIKRACEESLQRLGTDYIDLYQIHWPSPEVAVEDQIAALMALRDEGKIRTLGVSNFGTSYLHDLQSGPVQTNQLPYSLLWRAIEFEILPASREKGLGILAYSPLAQGILTGKYESMEDVPDGRKQTRFFSSRWPEAAHGESGQEELLFETVGRVRELCRSVGEPMDRVAVAWVLAHEEVAAVIVGARNREQAADNAEAAGVDLSADFLQQLDSATEQLKESLGRNGDMWQHESRMERHPVRA; encoded by the coding sequence ATGGAGTACCGACGATTGGGGAACACGGATATCGAGGTCTCGTGCGTGTGCATGGGCACGTGGGCGACGGTCTCGGGCGGCAGCGACTATTGGGGATCGCAGTCGCACCAGGATTCGCTGACCGCCATCCGCACGAGTCTGGATAGGGGAATCAACTTCTTCGATACGGCGGAGGACTACGGCGAGGGATCGTCGGAGCAGCTTCTGGGCGAGGGGCTGGGCGACCGTCGCCGGGACGCGGTGGTGGCCACGAAGGTCGGGCCCCGGCATTCGCGGCCGGAGCAGATCAAGCGGGCGTGCGAGGAGAGTCTCCAGCGGCTGGGAACCGACTACATCGACCTCTACCAGATTCACTGGCCCAGTCCGGAGGTGGCGGTCGAGGACCAGATCGCCGCGCTGATGGCGCTGCGCGACGAGGGCAAGATTCGGACGCTGGGCGTTTCGAACTTCGGGACCTCGTACCTGCACGACCTGCAGTCCGGGCCGGTGCAGACCAACCAGCTTCCGTACAGCCTGCTGTGGCGGGCGATCGAATTCGAGATCCTGCCGGCTTCGCGCGAGAAGGGCTTGGGGATTCTCGCCTACAGCCCGCTGGCCCAGGGGATTCTGACGGGCAAGTACGAGTCAATGGAGGACGTGCCGGACGGGCGCAAGCAGACGCGGTTTTTCTCCAGCCGGTGGCCCGAGGCGGCCCATGGCGAATCGGGTCAAGAGGAACTGCTGTTCGAGACGGTCGGCCGGGTCCGCGAGTTGTGCCGGTCGGTCGGCGAGCCGATGGACCGGGTCGCCGTCGCGTGGGTGCTGGCCCACGAGGAGGTCGCCGCGGTGATCGTTGGAGCCAGGAACCGTGAGCAGGCCGCCGACAACGCGGAGGCGGCCGGCGTGGATCTGTCGGCGGACTTCCTGCAGCAGCTCGATTCGGCCACGGAGCAACTCAAGGAGTCGCTCGGCCGCAACGGGGACATGTGGCAGCACGAGTCGCGGATGGAGCGGCATCCGGTCCGTGCCTGA